In the genome of Pseudomonas sp. LBUM920, one region contains:
- the relA gene encoding GTP diphosphokinase, which translates to MVQVRAHQPINTDGSINLEAWLDHAVSVDPALDREALKAACEFARESEQQDNAAKNLWAEGTSSFRTGLEIAEILADLKLDQDSLIAAVLYRGVREGHIPLPTVSQRFGAVVAKLIDGVLRMAAISASLSPRQSMVLGTQGQVENLRKMLVAMVDDVRVALIKLAERTCAIRAVKTADDEKRNRVAREVFDIYAPLAHRLGIGHIKWELEDLSFRYLEPDQYKQIATLLHERRLDRERFITDVMGQLRSELQATGVDADISGRAKHIYSIWRKMQRKGLAFSQIYDVRAVRVLVPEMRDCYTALGIVHTLWRHIPKEFDDYIANPKENGYRSLHTAVIGPEGKVLEVQIRTHAMHEEAELGVCAHWRYKGTDVKAGSNQYEEKISWLRQVLEWHEELGDIGGLAEQLRVDIEPDRVYIFTPDGHAIDLPKGATPLDFAYRVHTEIGHNCRGAKINGRIVPLNYSLQTGEQVEIITSKHGTPSRDWLNPNLGYITTSRARAKIVHWFKLQARDQNVAAGKTLLERELARLGLPQVDFDKLAEKANMKIAEDMFAALGAGDLRLAQLVNLAQQLVEPERGSEQLELIPRKATGYKPGKRGDIQIQGVGNLMTQMAGCCQPLPGDAIVGYITQGRGVSIHRQDCASVLQLGGREPERIIQVSWGPVPVLTYPVDIIIRAYDRSGLLRDVSQVLLNERINVLAVYTRSNKEDNTALMSLTIEIPGLDALGRLLGRISQLPNIIETRRNRTP; encoded by the coding sequence ATGGTACAGGTGAGAGCACACCAGCCGATCAACACCGACGGCAGTATCAATCTCGAGGCATGGCTGGATCATGCCGTCAGTGTCGACCCGGCACTGGACCGTGAAGCCTTGAAAGCAGCCTGCGAGTTCGCTCGTGAGTCTGAACAACAAGACAATGCGGCCAAAAACCTGTGGGCGGAGGGCACGTCAAGCTTTCGCACCGGGTTGGAAATCGCCGAGATCCTTGCCGATCTCAAGCTGGACCAGGATTCGCTGATCGCCGCCGTGCTCTATCGCGGCGTGCGCGAAGGGCACATTCCGTTGCCGACGGTCAGCCAGCGTTTCGGCGCGGTCGTGGCCAAACTGATCGACGGCGTGCTGCGCATGGCGGCTATCAGTGCCAGCCTCAGCCCGCGCCAGTCGATGGTGCTGGGCACCCAGGGCCAGGTCGAGAACCTGCGCAAAATGCTGGTGGCGATGGTCGACGACGTGCGCGTTGCGCTGATCAAGCTGGCTGAGCGCACCTGCGCGATCCGTGCGGTGAAGACCGCCGACGACGAAAAGCGCAACCGGGTAGCCCGCGAAGTCTTCGACATCTACGCGCCGCTGGCGCATCGCTTGGGCATCGGCCATATCAAGTGGGAGCTGGAGGACTTGTCCTTTCGCTACCTCGAGCCCGATCAATACAAACAGATTGCGACGCTGCTGCATGAGCGGCGGCTCGACCGTGAGCGCTTTATCACCGACGTGATGGGCCAGCTGCGCTCCGAGTTGCAGGCCACCGGCGTGGACGCCGACATCAGCGGCCGCGCCAAACACATCTATTCGATCTGGCGCAAAATGCAGCGCAAGGGCCTGGCCTTCAGCCAGATCTACGACGTACGCGCCGTGCGCGTGCTGGTGCCGGAAATGCGCGACTGCTACACCGCGCTGGGTATCGTCCACACCTTGTGGCGGCACATTCCCAAGGAGTTCGACGACTACATCGCCAACCCCAAGGAAAACGGCTATCGCTCCCTACACACTGCGGTAATCGGCCCCGAGGGCAAGGTGCTGGAGGTGCAGATCCGCACCCACGCCATGCACGAAGAGGCTGAACTTGGGGTGTGCGCGCACTGGCGCTACAAGGGCACCGACGTCAAAGCCGGGTCCAACCAGTACGAAGAGAAAATCTCCTGGCTTCGCCAAGTGCTTGAGTGGCACGAAGAACTCGGTGACATCGGCGGCCTTGCCGAACAGCTGCGGGTGGATATCGAGCCGGACCGCGTTTATATCTTCACCCCCGACGGCCACGCCATCGACTTGCCCAAGGGCGCCACGCCACTGGACTTTGCCTACCGCGTGCACACCGAAATCGGTCACAACTGCCGGGGCGCCAAGATCAACGGGCGCATCGTGCCGCTCAACTACAGCCTGCAGACTGGTGAACAGGTCGAGATCATCACCAGCAAGCACGGCACGCCGAGCCGCGACTGGCTGAACCCGAACCTGGGCTACATCACCACGTCGCGGGCACGGGCGAAGATTGTTCACTGGTTCAAATTGCAGGCGCGCGACCAGAACGTCGCGGCCGGTAAAACCTTGCTCGAACGCGAGCTGGCGCGCCTGGGCCTGCCGCAGGTGGACTTCGACAAGTTGGCCGAAAAAGCCAACATGAAGATCGCCGAGGACATGTTCGCAGCCCTTGGCGCCGGCGACTTGCGCCTGGCGCAATTGGTCAATCTGGCGCAGCAACTGGTCGAGCCGGAGCGCGGCAGCGAGCAGCTGGAGCTGATCCCTCGCAAAGCCACCGGCTACAAACCGGGCAAGCGCGGCGATATCCAGATTCAGGGCGTGGGCAACCTGATGACGCAAATGGCCGGCTGCTGCCAGCCGTTGCCGGGCGACGCGATTGTCGGCTACATCACCCAGGGCCGTGGCGTGAGCATTCACCGCCAGGATTGCGCCTCGGTGCTGCAACTGGGCGGGCGCGAGCCGGAGCGGATCATCCAGGTCAGCTGGGGCCCGGTGCCGGTGCTCACTTACCCGGTGGACATCATCATTCGCGCCTATGACCGTTCCGGCCTGCTGCGTGACGTGTCGCAAGTGCTGCTCAATGAGCGGATCAACGTGCTGGCGGTCTATACCCGCTCGAACAAAGAGGACAACACGGCGTTGATGTCCCTGACCATCGAGATTCCGGGGCTGGACGCGTTGGGTCGGTTGCTGGGGCGGATTTCTCAGTTGCCGAACATCATTGAAACGCGGCGTAATCGCACACCTTGA
- the rlmD gene encoding 23S rRNA (uracil(1939)-C(5))-methyltransferase RlmD, translated as MAKHERGLRFQPTGGSRAPQIPVGKKQRLTIERLANDGRGIVFFEGRTWFVNGALAGEEVEARVLGAHGKVVEARTERVFTASELRRPAPCAHFGRCGGCSVQHLPHAEQLALKQRMLAEQLSRVAGVEPQVWAAPLSGPEFGYRRRARVAVRWDAKAKKLEVGFRAVASQDIVAIDDCPVLVQALQPIMQRLPNMLRRLSKPQALGHVELFSGSSIAVLLRHMAPLSEADLLILQEFCTFHDAQLWLHGEGQPEPVETDSALGYRLEQWDLELAYRPGDFVQVNAGVNAAMVAQALEWLAPQPDERVLDLFCGLGNFALPLARQVREVVAVEGVQTMVDRAAQNAVSNNLHNVQFFQADLSQPLTDAEWAKQGFSAVLLDPPRDGALEVVRKLATLKAKRLVYVSCNPATLARDTVELVKQGYRLKRAGILDMFPQTAHVEAMALFEAG; from the coding sequence ATGGCCAAGCACGAGAGAGGCCTGCGCTTTCAACCGACGGGCGGCAGCCGAGCCCCGCAAATTCCGGTAGGCAAGAAGCAGCGTCTGACCATCGAGCGCCTGGCCAACGACGGTCGCGGCATTGTGTTCTTTGAAGGCCGCACCTGGTTTGTAAATGGCGCGCTGGCCGGCGAAGAGGTCGAAGCACGCGTATTGGGCGCCCACGGCAAAGTGGTCGAGGCGCGCACCGAACGCGTGTTCACGGCGAGCGAGCTGCGCCGTCCGGCACCGTGCGCACATTTTGGCCGCTGCGGCGGTTGCAGCGTGCAGCACTTGCCCCACGCCGAACAACTTGCCCTGAAACAGCGCATGCTCGCCGAACAACTGTCTCGCGTCGCCGGTGTCGAGCCGCAGGTGTGGGCCGCACCGTTGAGTGGCCCGGAATTCGGCTACCGCCGACGCGCCCGCGTGGCCGTACGCTGGGATGCCAAGGCGAAAAAGCTTGAAGTGGGTTTTCGCGCGGTGGCCAGCCAGGACATTGTCGCCATTGATGATTGCCCGGTGCTGGTACAAGCCTTGCAACCGATCATGCAGCGTTTGCCGAACATGCTGCGCCGCCTGAGCAAGCCGCAGGCGCTGGGGCATGTGGAGTTGTTCAGCGGCTCGTCGATTGCCGTGCTGCTGCGGCACATGGCGCCGTTGTCCGAGGCGGACCTGCTGATCCTGCAAGAATTCTGCACCTTCCATGACGCGCAGTTGTGGCTGCATGGCGAAGGCCAGCCGGAGCCGGTCGAGACGGATTCGGCGTTGGGTTATCGGTTGGAACAATGGGATTTGGAGCTGGCTTATCGGCCCGGGGATTTTGTGCAGGTCAACGCCGGCGTCAACGCCGCGATGGTCGCCCAGGCCCTGGAATGGCTGGCGCCACAACCCGACGAGCGGGTACTGGACTTGTTCTGCGGGCTCGGCAACTTCGCCTTGCCACTGGCCCGGCAGGTGCGTGAAGTGGTCGCGGTAGAAGGCGTGCAGACCATGGTGGACCGGGCGGCGCAGAATGCCGTCAGCAACAATTTGCATAATGTGCAGTTTTTTCAGGCCGATTTATCCCAGCCTTTGACTGACGCGGAGTGGGCCAAACAGGGCTTTTCTGCGGTACTCTTGGACCCACCCCGTGATGGAGCCCTGGAGGTTGTGCGCAAGCTCGCGACCCTTAAGGCCAAGCGTCTGGTGTATGTGTCCTGCAACCCGGCCACGCTGGCGCGGGACACGGTTGAGTTGGTCAAGCAAGGCTACCGGCTAAAACGTGCCGGGATCCTCGACATGTTTCCGCAAACCGCGCATGTCGAGGCCATGGCGTTATTTGAAGCGGGCTAG
- the cysM gene encoding cysteine synthase CysM: MTLQYPTIADCVGNTPLVRLQRMAGETSNTLLLKLEGNNPAGSVKDRPALSMIARAELRGQIKPGDTLIEATSGNTGIALAMAAAIKGYKMVLIMPDNGSAERKAAMTAYGAQLILVTQEEGMEGARDLAERMAAEGRGVVLDQFANGDNPEAHYTTTGPEIWRQTQGTITHFVSSMGTTGTIMGNSRYLKEQNPAIQIVGLQPMEGAAIPGIRRWPQEYLPKIYNATRVDRIIDMAQREAEDTTRRLAREEGIFCGVSSGGAVAGMLRLSREVENAVIVAIICDRGDRYLSTGIFDEPN; encoded by the coding sequence ATGACCTTGCAGTACCCTACAATCGCCGATTGCGTCGGCAACACGCCCCTGGTCCGCTTGCAACGCATGGCGGGTGAAACCAGCAATACCCTGTTGCTCAAGCTCGAAGGAAACAACCCGGCCGGCTCCGTCAAGGACCGCCCGGCGCTGTCGATGATTGCCCGCGCCGAACTGCGCGGGCAGATCAAGCCCGGCGACACCCTGATCGAAGCCACCTCGGGTAACACCGGCATCGCCCTGGCCATGGCCGCGGCCATCAAGGGTTACAAGATGGTATTGATCATGCCCGACAACGGCAGCGCCGAACGCAAGGCGGCAATGACCGCCTATGGTGCCCAGCTGATCCTGGTGACCCAGGAAGAAGGCATGGAAGGTGCGCGTGACCTCGCCGAGCGCATGGCCGCCGAAGGCCGTGGCGTGGTACTCGACCAATTTGCCAACGGTGATAATCCGGAGGCGCACTACACCACCACCGGTCCGGAAATCTGGCGTCAGACCCAGGGCACCATCACCCATTTCGTCAGTTCGATGGGCACCACCGGCACCATCATGGGCAATTCGCGCTACCTCAAGGAGCAGAACCCGGCGATCCAGATCGTGGGTCTGCAACCGATGGAAGGCGCGGCCATCCCGGGCATTCGCCGTTGGCCCCAAGAATATCTGCCGAAGATCTACAACGCGACGCGTGTGGACCGCATCATCGATATGGCCCAGCGCGAAGCCGAAGACACCACCCGCCGTCTGGCGCGTGAAGAAGGCATTTTCTGCGGCGTGTCCTCCGGTGGCGCCGTGGCCGGTATGTTGCGTTTGTCCAGGGAAGTGGAAAACGCAGTGATCGTCGCGATCATCTGTGACCGAGGCGACCGTTACTTGTCGACCGGCATTTTCGACGAACCCAACTGA
- a CDS encoding tRNA-uridine aminocarboxypropyltransferase, which translates to MSRPQCSRCLRPITHCLCALIPSLDSRTRVLLLQHPSEVSHALNTARLAALGLNNAQLVVGEVFEDLPTLLNPPGYQARLLFPAEDAQPLQAYTSTDEPMLLVVPDGTWRKARKLLHLNPLLAALPRVTLAEGAVSRYRLRKAPGPGALSTVEAIVQALQVLEAPASFDALLTPFEALIEGQISAMGEEVFRKNHGNGQLG; encoded by the coding sequence ATGTCCCGACCCCAATGCTCCCGCTGCCTGCGGCCCATCACCCATTGCCTGTGCGCGCTGATCCCCAGCCTCGACAGCCGCACCCGCGTGTTGCTGCTGCAGCACCCGAGCGAGGTCAGCCACGCGCTCAATACTGCGCGGCTGGCGGCGTTGGGGTTGAACAATGCGCAATTGGTGGTGGGTGAGGTGTTTGAGGATTTGCCGACCTTATTGAACCCGCCCGGCTACCAGGCGCGGTTGTTGTTTCCCGCTGAGGATGCGCAGCCTTTGCAGGCCTACACATCGACTGACGAACCTATGTTGCTGGTGGTGCCTGACGGTACTTGGCGCAAGGCGCGCAAATTGTTGCACCTCAATCCATTACTGGCGGCGTTGCCTCGAGTCACCCTGGCCGAGGGTGCGGTGTCCCGCTACCGGCTGCGCAAGGCGCCAGGGCCGGGGGCGTTGTCGACGGTGGAGGCGATTGTGCAGGCCTTGCAGGTGCTGGAGGCGCCGGCGTCTTTTGATGCATTGCTCACACCGTTTGAGGCGCTTATTGAGGGACAGATCTCTGCGATGGGCGAAGAGGTGTTTCGTAAAAATCATGGCAACGGGCAGTTGGGGTAA
- a CDS encoding LysR family transcriptional regulator, with translation MAHALPDLKLLRIFVSVVRHQGFANAQHELNLSTSAISTYMSQLESALGLVLCHRGRGGFSLTSKGELFHQETLRLLGELEGFEQYAAALKGELRGTLKLGVLDSTVSDKALPFAEVIGAYSQEHPAVHLHLSVMSPYELQLGVQDNRLDLAIGAFSNRMSGLICMPLYREQHWLYCSTRHPLFNERRIPEQVITQQRMVGRGYWSQAELARHGFKHSAATVESMEAQLILVLSGAYIGYLPEHYAQAWADKGDLRVLLPATFGYQAPFSMIMRRGRSREPLIQTFRDLLKAQLNQA, from the coding sequence ATGGCCCACGCCTTGCCCGACCTGAAACTCCTGCGCATCTTCGTCAGCGTCGTGCGCCACCAGGGGTTCGCCAACGCCCAGCACGAACTCAACCTGTCGACGTCGGCCATCAGCACTTATATGAGTCAGCTGGAGTCGGCGTTGGGTCTGGTGCTGTGCCATCGCGGGCGCGGCGGGTTCAGCCTGACCAGCAAGGGCGAGCTGTTCCATCAGGAAACCCTGCGCCTCTTGGGCGAATTGGAAGGCTTCGAGCAATACGCCGCAGCGCTCAAGGGCGAGTTGCGCGGCACATTGAAGCTGGGCGTGCTCGACTCCACCGTCAGCGACAAGGCGCTGCCGTTCGCTGAAGTGATTGGCGCCTACAGCCAGGAACACCCGGCCGTGCATTTGCACCTCTCGGTGATGAGCCCTTACGAATTGCAACTGGGTGTGCAGGACAATCGCCTGGATCTGGCCATTGGCGCCTTTTCCAACCGCATGAGCGGGCTGATCTGCATGCCGCTGTACCGCGAGCAACACTGGTTGTATTGCAGCACCCGCCATCCGTTGTTCAACGAACGGCGCATCCCCGAACAAGTGATCACCCAACAGCGCATGGTCGGGCGCGGCTACTGGAGCCAGGCCGAACTGGCGCGCCACGGCTTCAAACACAGCGCGGCAACGGTGGAAAGTATGGAAGCCCAGTTGATTCTGGTGCTGTCCGGCGCCTACATCGGCTACCTGCCCGAGCATTACGCCCAGGCCTGGGCCGACAAGGGCGACCTGCGCGTATTGCTGCCGGCGACCTTCGGCTATCAGGCACCATTTTCGATGATCATGCGCCGGGGCCGCAGCCGCGAGCCGTTGATCCAGACCTTCCGCGATTTACTCAAAGCCCAGCTCAACCAGGCCTGA
- the speB gene encoding agmatinase codes for MDKIFHQPLGGNEMPRFAGIATMMRLPHLQTAKGLDAAFVGVPLDIGTSLRAGTRFGPREIRAESVMIRPYNMATGAAPFDSLSVADIGDVAINTFNLLDAVRIIEQAYDEILEHNVIPMTLGGDHTITLPILRAIHKKHGKVGLVHIDAHADVNDHMFGEKIAHGTTFRRAVEEGLLDCDRVVQIGLRAQGYTAEDFNWSRKQGFRVVQAEECWHHSLAPLMAEVREKVGGGPVYLSFDIDGIDPAWAPGTGTPEIGGLTTIQAIEIIRGCQGLDLIGCDLVEVSPPYDTTGNTSLLGANLLYEMLCVLPGVAHR; via the coding sequence GTGGACAAGATTTTTCACCAACCACTGGGCGGCAACGAAATGCCGCGCTTCGCCGGCATCGCCACCATGATGCGACTTCCCCACCTGCAAACGGCCAAAGGCCTGGATGCCGCCTTCGTCGGCGTGCCCCTGGACATCGGCACCTCGCTGCGCGCCGGCACCCGTTTCGGGCCGCGGGAAATCCGCGCCGAATCGGTGATGATCCGCCCCTACAACATGGCCACCGGCGCCGCACCGTTCGACTCCCTGTCGGTTGCCGACATCGGCGACGTGGCGATCAACACCTTCAACCTGCTCGACGCCGTGCGCATCATCGAGCAAGCCTACGATGAGATCCTCGAGCACAACGTGATCCCGATGACGCTGGGCGGCGACCACACCATCACCCTGCCGATCCTGCGGGCGATCCACAAGAAACACGGCAAGGTCGGGCTGGTGCACATCGATGCCCACGCTGACGTCAACGATCATATGTTCGGCGAGAAAATCGCCCACGGCACCACCTTCCGCCGCGCAGTCGAAGAAGGCTTGCTCGATTGCGACCGCGTGGTGCAGATCGGCCTGCGCGCCCAGGGCTACACCGCCGAAGACTTCAACTGGAGCCGTAAACAGGGCTTTCGCGTGGTTCAGGCTGAAGAATGCTGGCACCACTCCCTCGCGCCGCTGATGGCCGAAGTGCGTGAAAAAGTCGGCGGCGGCCCGGTGTACCTGAGCTTCGACATCGACGGTATCGATCCGGCCTGGGCACCAGGCACCGGCACGCCGGAAATCGGCGGGCTGACCACTATCCAGGCGATCGAGATCATCCGTGGCTGCCAGGGCCTCGACCTGATTGGTTGCGATCTGGTAGAAGTTTCGCCGCCTTACGACACCACCGGCAACACCTCGCTGCTCGGCGCCAACCTGCTGTACGAAATGCTCTGCGTACTGCCCGGCGTGGCGCATCGCTGA
- a CDS encoding nuclear transport factor 2 family protein produces the protein MSTREVLHAAAELVSAFARNDRAAYFGAFTADASLVFYTLPQPLLSRDAYQALWDSWRRDEGFEVLSCTSSNAFVSLQGDVAIFIHDVATELRMNGEQFFSQERETIVFKRQGSGTQQKQGLWLACHEHLSAMPEGLPPP, from the coding sequence ATGAGCACGCGCGAGGTGCTGCACGCCGCGGCCGAACTGGTCTCGGCCTTCGCCCGCAATGACCGCGCCGCCTACTTCGGCGCGTTCACGGCCGATGCCAGCTTAGTGTTTTACACCCTCCCCCAGCCGCTGCTCAGCCGCGATGCCTACCAGGCATTGTGGGACAGCTGGCGCCGGGACGAGGGGTTTGAGGTGCTGTCCTGCACGTCAAGCAACGCGTTTGTCAGCCTGCAAGGTGACGTGGCGATTTTTATTCATGACGTGGCCACCGAGCTGCGCATGAACGGGGAGCAATTTTTTAGCCAGGAGCGCGAGACCATTGTCTTCAAACGGCAAGGGTCTGGCACACAACAAAAACAAGGCCTGTGGCTGGCCTGTCACGAACATTTGTCCGCTATGCCGGAAGGGCTGCCGCCCCCTTAG
- a CDS encoding cytosine permease, with protein MNNKNNDKSIRTIETNGVEQIPDHERTAGPKDLFRLIFGGANTFATAVLGSFPVLFGLSFQAGVWAIVLGVLVGALILAPMGLFGPINGTNNAVSSGAHFGVHGRIVGSFLSLLTAIAFFSLSVWSSGDALVGGAKRLIGLPETDLTLGLAYGLFALLVLTVCIYGFRFMLWVNRIAVWAASLLFLLGIFAFAPAFDSHFAGTVGLGQSGFWAAFIGAALVAMSNPISFGAFLGDWSRYIPRETPKMRIMLAVVLAQIATLIPFLFGLATATIVAIKAPDYIATNNYVGGLLAVAPTWFFLPVCLIAVIGGMSTGTTSLYGTGLDMSSVFPRLLSRVKATLLIGVMSIAFIFIGRFAANLVQSVSTFAVLIITCTTPWMVMMIIGLIVRRGFYCPDDLQVFTRGETGGRYWFSHGWNWRGLGAWIPSALVGLCFVNLPGQFVGPLGNLADGIDISLPVTLGLASVVYLSLLRLFPEPAAVYGPQGPLRSPTRANSLATKSASIA; from the coding sequence ATGAATAATAAAAACAACGATAAAAGTATTCGAACGATAGAAACCAACGGGGTCGAACAGATCCCGGACCACGAACGTACTGCCGGGCCCAAGGATCTGTTCCGACTGATCTTCGGCGGTGCCAATACCTTTGCCACCGCCGTGCTGGGTTCGTTTCCGGTGCTGTTCGGCTTGTCGTTCCAGGCCGGCGTCTGGGCGATTGTGCTGGGCGTGCTGGTGGGGGCGCTGATCCTGGCGCCCATGGGCCTGTTCGGGCCGATCAATGGCACTAACAATGCCGTGTCGTCCGGTGCGCACTTTGGTGTGCACGGGCGCATTGTCGGCTCGTTTCTGTCGCTGCTGACGGCGATTGCCTTCTTCTCACTGTCGGTGTGGAGTTCAGGCGATGCGTTGGTCGGCGGTGCGAAACGGCTGATCGGCCTGCCGGAAACCGACCTGACGCTGGGCCTGGCCTACGGCCTGTTCGCCTTGCTTGTACTCACCGTGTGCATCTATGGCTTTCGCTTCATGCTGTGGGTCAACCGCATTGCGGTGTGGGCGGCGAGTCTGCTGTTCCTGCTGGGCATCTTCGCGTTTGCGCCCGCCTTCGACAGCCACTTCGCCGGCACCGTCGGCCTCGGCCAGAGCGGCTTTTGGGCGGCCTTCATCGGCGCTGCGCTGGTGGCGATGAGCAATCCGATTTCCTTTGGTGCATTCCTCGGTGACTGGTCGCGCTACATCCCGCGTGAGACGCCGAAAATGCGCATCATGCTGGCAGTCGTCCTGGCTCAGATCGCTACGTTGATTCCGTTTCTGTTTGGCCTGGCCACGGCGACTATCGTGGCGATCAAGGCCCCGGACTACATCGCCACCAATAACTATGTCGGCGGTTTGCTGGCGGTGGCGCCTACCTGGTTCTTCCTGCCGGTGTGCCTGATCGCGGTAATCGGCGGCATGTCCACTGGCACCACCTCGCTGTATGGCACCGGCCTGGACATGTCCAGCGTGTTTCCGCGCCTGCTGTCACGGGTCAAGGCCACGCTGCTGATCGGCGTGATGTCGATTGCCTTCATCTTTATCGGACGCTTCGCCGCCAACCTGGTGCAAAGCGTGTCGACTTTCGCCGTGCTGATCATCACCTGCACCACGCCCTGGATGGTGATGATGATCATCGGCCTGATTGTGCGCCGCGGCTTCTACTGCCCGGACGACTTGCAGGTATTCACTCGCGGTGAAACCGGCGGGCGCTACTGGTTCAGCCATGGCTGGAACTGGCGCGGACTCGGGGCCTGGATCCCGAGTGCGCTGGTGGGTTTGTGCTTCGTCAATTTGCCGGGGCAGTTTGTCGGGCCGCTGGGCAACCTGGCCGACGGCATCGATATCAGCCTGCCGGTGACGCTGGGGTTGGCCTCGGTGGTGTACCTGAGCTTGCTTCGCCTGTTCCCGGAACCGGCGGCTGTTTATGGCCCCCAGGGGCCGCTTCGCAGCCCAACGAGAGCAAATTCCCTCGCCACAAAAAGCGCCTCAATAGCCTAA
- a CDS encoding sodium:solute symporter, translated as MALDLFVVLIYAAGMLVLGYYGMRRAKTHEDYLVAGRNLGPSLYMGTMAATVLGGASTVGTVRLGYVHGISGFWLCAALGAGIIALNLFLAKPLLKLKIFTVTQVLEKRYNPMARQASAVIMLAYALMIGVTSILAIGTVLQVLFGLPFWVSVLLGGGVVVVYSTIGGMWSLTLTDIVQFVIKTVGLMFILLPICLYRVGGWDQLVAKLPASNFSFTEIGWDTIITYFMIYFFGILIGQDIWQRVFTARDEKVAQYAGTFAGFYCILYGLACALIGMAAHVLLPNLDNVNNAFAAIVKASLPDGIRGLVIAAALAAMMSTASAGLLAASTVLTEDLLPRLRGGKQSSLNINRLFTMLTGIAVLGIALVVNDVISALTLAYNLLVGGMLIPLMGAIFWKRATTSGAIASMALGFVTALVFMFKDGLDANTPIYYSLAVGLVSFVGVSLLSRRPQAAAARAI; from the coding sequence ATGGCTTTGGATTTATTCGTCGTACTCATCTACGCCGCCGGCATGCTCGTGCTCGGCTATTACGGCATGCGCCGCGCCAAGACCCACGAAGATTACCTGGTGGCCGGCCGCAACCTGGGCCCGTCGCTGTACATGGGCACCATGGCCGCCACGGTATTGGGCGGTGCATCCACCGTCGGCACCGTGCGCCTGGGTTATGTGCACGGCATCTCCGGCTTCTGGCTGTGTGCTGCGCTGGGCGCCGGGATCATCGCGTTGAACCTGTTCCTGGCCAAACCACTGCTGAAGTTGAAGATCTTCACCGTCACCCAGGTCCTGGAAAAACGCTACAACCCGATGGCCCGCCAAGCGAGTGCGGTGATCATGCTGGCCTACGCGCTGATGATTGGCGTGACCTCGATCCTGGCCATCGGCACCGTGCTGCAAGTGCTGTTCGGCCTGCCGTTCTGGGTCTCGGTGCTGTTGGGCGGTGGCGTGGTGGTGGTGTATTCGACCATCGGCGGCATGTGGTCGCTGACGCTTACCGACATTGTGCAGTTCGTGATCAAGACCGTCGGGCTGATGTTTATCCTGCTGCCGATCTGCCTGTACCGCGTCGGCGGCTGGGATCAACTGGTGGCCAAGTTGCCGGCGTCGAATTTCAGCTTCACCGAAATCGGCTGGGACACGATCATCACCTACTTCATGATCTACTTTTTCGGCATCCTGATCGGTCAGGACATCTGGCAACGGGTGTTCACTGCCCGTGACGAAAAGGTCGCGCAGTACGCAGGCACCTTCGCCGGCTTCTACTGCATTCTTTACGGCCTGGCCTGCGCGCTGATCGGCATGGCTGCTCATGTGCTGTTGCCGAATCTGGACAACGTCAACAATGCCTTCGCCGCTATCGTCAAAGCTTCATTGCCGGACGGCATTCGCGGGCTGGTGATCGCCGCCGCACTGGCCGCGATGATGTCCACCGCCAGCGCCGGCTTACTCGCCGCCTCCACCGTATTGACCGAAGACCTGCTGCCGCGTTTGCGCGGTGGCAAACAATCGAGCCTGAACATCAACCGCTTGTTCACGATGCTGACGGGCATTGCCGTGCTGGGTATCGCCCTGGTGGTCAACGATGTGATCAGCGCCTTGACCCTCGCCTACAACTTGTTGGTGGGTGGCATGCTGATCCCACTGATGGGAGCGATTTTCTGGAAGCGGGCAACCACCTCGGGGGCGATCGCATCCATGGCCCTGGGCTTTGTGACGGCATTGGTCTTCATGTTCAAGGATGGCTTGGACGCGAACACGCCGATCTATTACAGCCTGGCGGTTGGGCTGGTGAGTTTTGTTGGGGTGAGTTTGTTGTCGCGACGCCCGCAGGCTGCGGCGGCTAGGGCAATTTAA
- a CDS encoding PA1414 family protein, translating to MKEKIQNWLHDVGVALGLIEPPLQPVPIRTDDEQRRPRRR from the coding sequence ATGAAAGAGAAAATCCAAAACTGGCTCCATGACGTTGGCGTCGCGCTCGGACTGATCGAGCCTCCGTTGCAACCGGTGCCGATTCGCACGGATGACGAGCAGCGCCGGCCCCGTCGCAGATAA